The DNA segment GTGACCTTCCTTGACTTTTTCAGATTGTGTTGTTTACTGTGTTTCCAGGCCAGTGCTGCAGGTGAGAACAATTGAGATTGAAGGTATCTCCCTTATCTCCCTCCATTCATGGTTTGAAAGTAGCATTTCTTACCTTCATTCATTGTTTGGTGTTTTGCTTCTGACATTTCTCCAGCCAGTCCTTAAACCACTAGGCTTACACTGCAATCATATTCAATTTTCAGTAGAGCTGTTGAGGAGATTGAATCTGTACCAGGACATTGCATTGCGCCAAAGTTTTACTTTAGCAGAGTTTGGGATGCTTGCACCAGTTTTCATGGTTGcatgaaatatattttctgaaGTACAAAATAGCCAATGATCTTGGAAGCATCCATACTTCTGACCATTCTGGGAAGTTTTATCTCAAAAGCCAATCATCCTTTGAAACATCTACCCTGGGTGGGTGAAAAGACAgacctttattttcttctccaaaGCTGCTTCTAAAGCAGGAAATGTCCACACCTCCTTCAGACTTGATCTCAATGTTCTTCACGGCACATATGCGTAATcttagctgctgctgctcctcctctttGCATCTTTTTTTATTCCCTCCCATTTAAGTAGCTCTGTGATCTGAACTTTATCCCTAACATACTTGACCTTATTTTTCAGAAGATTATTCACAGACATCCCCAGAGTTTTTTATGGCGTGTGTCAAGCCCTTGGGCTAAAACCTGCCTCCTGGTTTATTCCTGCCACCCAGGGAAAAGAGAACATGTATGAGTgattgtcatggtttaaccccagccagcaactCAGCCCCACGCAGCCGCTCACTCCCTCCCTGccagtgggatgggggagagaattGGAAAAGTGAAAGTGAGAAAAcctgtgggttgagataaagacagttcaataaataaagcaaaagtCGTGtatgcaagcacagcaaaacaaggaattcgtCCACTGCCTCCCATGGCAGGCAGGTGCTCCAGGAAGGCAGGGCTCCATCAattacttgggaagacaaacccagaatgcccccccttcctccttctcccccagctttgtgtgctgggggtgatGCCACAAGGTCTGGGGTATCCCTGGGgtcagctgggctcagctgtcctggctgtgtccccccagctcctccctggtgagggtgaggagcaggacaggccctggctgtgtgcaacccctgctcagggagagctccagcatccctgggttatcagccctgctcccagcactaaaccaaacccagccccacagcagctgctgtgaaggaaattcagtttgcccagccaagcccagcacAGTGATGTGCAGAAAACAGACACTCAGGAGTTGGTGAGAGGAATGGGCTTTGCTGAATGAGGAGGTGGtgagcaaaggccagctttgATGCAAGCATCCATCAGCAGAGATCCGTGAGCCTGCGGAAGCGTTCAGCAGCCTGTGAACAGCTAGCAGGCTTCATATTCTCACCTCTCTGTGTCTGACATCAGCAGCAAGATAAAAATATATGCTCCTTACAGCAATACATGGGTCTTCTGGCATTTCTTGAGCTGATTTGTTTTCCCCAGTGTGAGGAAATAACACACGAAGTAGTTCTGTGATGGAACGTTTCCTAAATGGATGTAGCTTGGCAAGCTGCAGCTATTAATTTTCCTTGGATAAACTGGTATCAGAGTAGCTGGGTTTGAAACTTGGCACTTCTCTTCTGCATCTTTCAAAACTCTCTCGAGGATGCCTGTGCCAGGAGTTGCTGCCAGAGCAGTTTGGGGGATTAAGTTTATAGTGGAGATAAACACATATTGGAAGTGAGGAGGTCAGAAAGGCATCTTCAGAGATAAGGATGTTTGCTAAAGCCTTCtcctcccagagctcccagtgcCCACTGTGCCAGCACCATGCTGTGCCCCATGaagtgctggggctgcagccagcatcCCTGGCAAGGCTTGGGGGacccagcctgtcctgcccctggTCCCAGCATTGCATGGGGgtgtgcaggagcaggcagtggTGCAAGGAGCCAGGGAAGAGCAGTGGTGTGTTTCCCCTCAGCCCAAGCTGCTGAAGGCACTGTGGGTCTCTTCATCCCCTCACTGAACTGGGAGCTTTAGTCCTGCATTTCCTGGGCAGCCTCCCTCTGCTGTGCAAAGATCTCCCATGGGAAAGGGCAGCTGCACTCGGGGACAGCTGAGGGAAACTTGTCTCCTCACATAAGGCTGGGCTGCCTTTGCACTGTGTTTTGCACTGCTTTTGCACCCTTTTATTCCCCatgagaatttttatttttcttacttcaGTACTGAAGTTGGGTGGATTAGCTGCATCTGCCTATGACCTGTGAGGTAAAACAGTTTTCAGCTGCAGAATGCCAAGGCAGAAATCAGCCCCTTGGCACGCTGGTCACCCAGCAGATGGGACTCCCTCAGCTTTGGGAAGGAGGCCATAACCCCCGCAAGACCCTTGTTTGTGAGCAGGCCCTGGGGTGTCAGCTACAGGACAGGTCTGCCCAGGGGGGTGGAAATTTATTGTGTGCTAGCGGGatcctggcagctccctgggctgggctatGGGGACTTTGTTCTGGGAGCCACTTCCAGGGGCTTTGCCTTGCAACAGAGGGGTCATTCCCCTTGCTGAGGATGTCCCTGGACCCAAAGTCTGCTCTCCTTGCCCTGAAACAAGGAGCtaatttgttttctccttgATATCTCTCCCCTGCCACCTCCCTAGGCAGCATGGAGGTGGAGTGAGCCTTGCCCCATCCTGCCAGTTCACAATCTGGAAACATTAACATAAAGGGTGTTTGGGAAGGGCAGAAGGCTGAGGAGGAGGTGCTCAGTCGTGGGAGGATCAGAGGCTCCAGTGGTCGGTGAGATGTGTGCCAGGCTTCTGTGGCAGTGGGGAAGAACCAGAGACAAAGAGCAGTGCCCTCATTCCTGTAAAAGTGTACTGGAATTGTTCAAAGGGCATGCCAGCATCACAGTGCTGCATCTAGAGATAGCTGAGGTCTGCCCTTAGCTCTGTAATGCCTGCAGAGTCTCTGAGCTTTTCTATGCCCCAAAAATATGAAGGCTGAAACTGTGCCCACTGCCTCAAAAGGAAAGGGCTAAAAATGTAGGTAATGAAAATACATCTGTTGGAGAAATCTTGGGAGCGCCTGCCGGTAGAGCTGGTACTGTGGGACTTTGCTCCAGTGACCTGAGAAGCCTAGAGAGACAGCTTTTCTGGGAAAGCGAGTTTGAGGCAATCATGCTGCTTCTGACGTGAGTCTTGTTCTGCTTTCAGCCCTTTTCAGCAGGCTGGACATCCCAGAAATAGAGGGTGTTGTAAATTCTGTGAAAAAAGACACCTGAATTGGGCAAAGATTAGCTTGTCAGTGTGGGAAAAACTTCATTCAAAGCACACCCTGAAATCCTGAGCAGAGTTAAAAGGCAGCCCCAAAGCTGACTGGTTTCTCTGCTTATGGGGAGATCTGTTTCTTCCAGACTCATGGTGCTTAGCAGGGAGCCTGGAagggctcagctgtgcctggggtCTGAGCATCTTCCAGGTATGACCCTTTGTTAGCAGCTGCCAAAATGTTGGTGCCCTCAGGTATGGAGGTGACAGATGGCAGGGATTGCTTGGGATGACTCTCTAGACTTGCTAAAGGGTTGCAGTTCTGTTTGTCCATGTAAAGGTGTTTGGGATCCTCTGGTCTTCCTCTCTTCTGTCCAGCATGGTGCTGTGGAACCATCACAACTTATCTGCAATTCTCTACACCACTTCTCCAAAGCAGattttggcagattttggaGATGGACTATGTTGTTTTCCAATACTTCTGTAAAATCTGTGGAAGACCTTATGTTTGTACCACTACAGAAGTATGCCCTGCTCACTGAATTGCAGTGGGTTCTACTACAAAGCCTTTTTTTGCTGCTACAGATTGCATGTACATGAGGCTTGCTGAGATCACTAACCTGAAGCTCCTCCAGTAGAGATTAGACTCCAATTATTATGGAACAATCTGATTGTGATGTTAATGCAACACCTGGAAGATCAAACCTCCGTGTTCTCTCCACGGATATCAGCTTTTCTGAGATAAACACCTTTTATAACCCTCCTGATAGATTTCTGAGCTGTTGTTCAAACAGGAAGGTGCTTTCTAGCAATCTCCTTCGGTGCACCCAAAGGCCTCTGTCCCCTGCAGTGTCATGGAGTTCATTCTGCCCTCATATCTTCCTTCAAGATCCTTTAACGTGCCTTTAAACAGGTCTCACCTGGGAGGCTGTGGACAGCCATGAGTTTGTGCACCTTTTTTCCCTGGTGGAAGGTGTTCTCCAAAGAGGAGCTTGTTCCTCACCTCCAGTGCAAGgtctcccagcaggagcagaagagCTGGGCACCAACAGCCCATGTCTGCCCTGACTCCAGACAGAGCCATCCCCATGGCTCCAGGAGGGCAGGCAGCCTTTGGAGTGAAATGTGAGTGCAATTGCCAGTGAGCACCACAGACACCCAGAGGTGAATCCATGAGGCTCCTTCCTGGGctcaggggctggggcagggaaggcCTCTCCCATTCCTGCCAGTACTTGatttgagcccagcctggcagtcaggatttggggtgtttggaGCAGCCCCTTTTGGTTGTGTAtcctctgctgctcccaaaaaggctgctgcagagccatggGCAATCTTCCATATCAGCCCTGGCTtgctgaggggccgggaggctCTGACACAGTgtgggaggcagctgggagtgtgctgtggctggggagAGGGTGGAGGAATGTGCTGGTCCTTTCCAAGTGCCTCAGCCCTTCAGAACCTGGCCTGaacctccttccccctcccaccTCTCCTATTTGAGCAATTCCTGGGGGCTGTGGGCAGAGATGATCCCTCCCAGCACGCGGTCTGATATTCCCCAGAGAGTTTGCATGGATTATTTGCTGCTGCTTTAGGTCAGCTGTGCTAGGCAGAGATGAGCAGCAGTTTGGGAATGCCAGAAGGAGCTCTGCTTGCCTGGAGGGCTCCAGGGAGGAAGGAGGTGTGTGATCCTGGTGGGTCTAGGGCAAACTTGTGCCCTTTTTCAcctgggcatccctgcccaGTGCTCTGCACGAGAAGAGGCTCTGCTTGCACCTGGGGCAGTGCTTGGTGGGCAAGGGCTGGGTGCAGGGCCCTTGGAGATGGGCTGTGTTGCTCCCTCTTTGGAAGAAGTTGTGACTTTCTGCACATTTCTCATGACCAGCTGGTGAGGTTGCAGTTCCTGATCCCGGGTTGGGGTGTACTGAGTATATACTTTATAGTGCCTCTATCACTTTTGAAGATAAGGGCACATTATTTTATTGCCCTGTTCCTTCCATTGAGGCATCATGCAGGGGGGAaagaggagaggggaaggaCTCATTTCCTTATGGCAGGGGATTAGTCACTGCAGCTGGCCCTCCAGTGAGGGCTGCAAGGCTCCCCACTCCACCACACTGCCTGTGAGGGCGGGGGGGCTTGAGATGGAGAGAGCCCTTCCCCACCCGGCCCTCTGCCCACCCCTGCTTCCCCCATCGTGTCCTGAACTTGGCTGTGCTCCCCTGTGCCTTTCCTGCAGGGAATCCTGGAGCACCCTCAGCTTTTGCCACTGAGCTAGTGAGGGGCAAGAGCCTTGTGAGgggctggctctgtgctggctggctGGGCTCCATCCCCTCACTCACACTCAccaccagcagagctgccccGGGGCAGTCTGGGCTCCTGTTCTCCCTGTCCCTAGGCTGGGTGACATCCAGGCTGCCCTCAAGAACCTGCTTTATCAATAATGAGGAGCATGGCTATTGCGTGATGCAGAGATAACCACTGCCACCACAGCTGTGCACCCAGTgtcctcccctcccttcccatcCTCCTTCCCAAGTGGAAAATCTGTGTCAACCTGCCTTGCCCCGCAGCCAGGTTTCACTTTGCTGGGTTCATTTGCATTGAAGGCCAGGGAAGCTGGAGGGGAGAAATGTTCCCCTCCCTGAACTCCACTGCTTAGTGCAGGGGCTCCcctgtggcagggctggtggcccGGGGGCCTGGGGAAAGGCTGGtccctgttccagtgttttggtgtttctgtaccccagctctgagccctgcctgcctctgcccgtGCCAGCTGCTTTTCTCCTTCTGGGGAAAGCTTCTCTTCTGCTCCTTGAATTAAAGCATTAATAAGCCCAGCATTAATCAAGATCTGAGTGTTTCAAATGGCCCTTTGTTTAATTAGCACAGTCTCTGCTCGCAGACAGGAGTGGGAGGCGAGGGGCAAGGACCCAGTGCCCAGGAATTCCTCCTCTTTAAGGTGTGACGTTTTGTGCCAACTATTTTCTCTCCCACTCTCTCCACCAGctgcccagaaaaaaaaaccaaaaacaaaaaccaaaaacgtTTATGGCCAAAGGACCCTCAGAACTTGCAGCATCTCCTGGGGGGCTGCACCAGCAGGTTAAGCCTCTTGCATGACCCAGGGCACTCTTTTCCCCAGGGCAGGAATAAATAAGTCAGCTGGTCCAGGGTTGACTCTGTGCTTTGTGCTCTGTCCCTTGGCCATGGAAATGGAGTCACTGGCCTTTGACTGGATGTCCACCTTGGTCCCCTTCAGCGAGTGGAACCCTGGGGATGGGTCCCTGTGTAGCTCCTTGCTCTCTGAGGAGCGGAGAAAGCGTGACCCAACGTTATCAGGAGCGTGCTAACCCCACAGCAAACATGATTTCACTGGTGCAAGGGTGACGGTGGTGACGTTTGAGTGGGGAACATGGTCCTTTCCTCTCCATGGCCTAATCTAAATTGCTTTATGAGGGGTCAGCAGGTAGACCAAGGTCTCCTGGGGTGGTCTCTgggtggccctgtgctgtggcacagcagagcaggggttCTCTCACCTGGGGCAGTGGTGCAGCAGATGGATTAAAATGTTCTTGCTCCCTGTGggccgtggggctgggctgcctgcacCTCCTCTCCTGCCATGGCCCGGCATGTGCCAGcgtcccccagtgccaccagcagcctgTGTGGAtgccctgctgctgttcctgtgcagggctgcagccacacagcctgtcccagcacacgcttggctcctgcctgcccatcCCTTGCAGCTTTCCAGTGTCTCACTGGTGGCATTTCTCCCAAAAGAGACCCTTCAAGGGCCTCGGGGCTCAGGACCTGCCTGTGAGGcctctctgcagctgagctgggctgctcaGACTCCACCAtaggcaggagctgcccctggtCCTTGGGACCATGTTTGCCTAGGGTGCCAGTGCTCACTGGGATGGGCATGTGGGaatgccagggctgcccaccacCTGGGGACGTGGGTGTGCCACACAAAGGGGCAATGAACCCCCTGTGGGCACCCCAGTCTCATCACGCCTGCACTCCCAGAAGCACAAAGGGCCggggggacagagggaaggTGCCGCCTGCTATTATCCCACAGGGAGCTCTGCATGTCGCTGCTGGCACCCTGGCACTAGTGGTGCTTGGCAACCTCCCAGCGTGGTGCCCAGGGACAAACTGTGCCCGGGAGTGGCCCTCCTCCCCCTCAGCAGCGCTCCCACCTGCCGGGGCTCCCGGGTGACAAAGCCATCAGCTGTGGGGTGGGGGAGGCAGGCCAGAGCAGGGGCCAGGGGCACCTTTCACATCGTGGCCCCCTCCACAGCCCGCTGCAGAGAAAAGCTCGGAAACAGTGTGGCTAGAAAGACGGATTTATTGCGACATCGGTTTGCAACCAGCACTCACCCCCCGCCCCCAGCAGCGACTCCAGACCACGCACATGCCCTTGACCCTGCCGCGATGCCTCCATGGGCACGGGCCGCTCCCGCAAGCCCActcccctttccaggcaggttcactggggctgcaggctggggtcCCGccgtgccaggagctgcctgcgAGCAGGCAGCGCGGAGTAAAGAACAGAAGGCGGATTCAGGGTCCTGCAGCAGTGTAAGCCACCAGCTGGGATCTCCGAGCAGTCACAAGGCTCTCAGAATCCCAGGGAGAGAGCGGGGCCAACCCCCCCTCCCCAAGCAGATGAGAGGGCGATGCTGCCGTGCCCTCTGCTCTTACCGCGCTCCCTTGGTGCCAGCCCGGACGCTCTGGGGAGCCGGGAGAGGTGCCAGCCTGGTTCCCCCTGCAGCCCTACACGTATCCCGTCAGGTTGTAGGAATTGACTTCACTCTTGGTCTTCTGCGCCTGGCTGACAGAGGGCTGGGGGCTCTTGCTGGCCAGAAGCTGGGGCTGGTAGGCGCTGGTGTAGGCGGCCGTGGTGtcccgggcagggcaggaggtgcaCAGGATGAAGCCGccgacgaggaggaggagggaggagatgATGCCGAGGTAAAGAGCCTCCCCCAGCTCGAACTTCATGCTGTCGGGGATGACGGGGTTGCGGAAATCCCGCAGCACCACGTGGATGTTCCACACCAGCGGGATGAAGCACAGCAGCCCCCCGAGCACGAAGACCGCGCCGCCCGCCACCGCCACCCGGTCCTTGCCCGGCGAGCCCTGGCTGAAGACGGTGCACCTCATGCCCAGGACAGAGATCAGGCAGGCCAGCGAGGACACGGCGCAGGAGCTCACCATGAGGGCTTGGGCCGCCTGGACGTCGGCGGGCAGGTTGAGCAGGGAGCTGTAGATGTCGCACTGGGTGATGCCCGTGCTGTACGTGGCGCACTCCATCCACAGCCCCTTGGTGAAGCTGACGGCCGTCACGATGCTGGAGCCGATGTAGGAGCTGGTCTTCCAGCTGGGCAGCAGCGTGGCCGTCAGCGTGCCGATGTAGCCCAGGAAGGCCACGGTGTagcccagcagctggagccCCATGGACACCATGGTGAGGGCTGGCTGTCACCTCTGTCGCTAGCCAAGGCTCGCAGCTTGTCGCCCAGGTCCCTCCCGTGTGCTCACGTTCCCATGGCCCTGCGAGAGGCTCGGCTCGCAGCGCTGCAGCTCCACCCCGCTGCCGGGGGTGCTGGTTTTGTGCGGGTGGGAGCCGCGGGGAGGTTACCTGCGGGAGCGGAGAGCAATCCCTCCCCGATTAACGATTGACCCGAGCCCGTGGAGGAGCGCCAGGCGCCCTTTCACCCCCGCTATCTCCCCAGGCGGGCTCCGGAGCGGAGCAGCGCTGCCCAGGAAGGACGCCAAACCCTCCCCTGCACTGACGCCgcgggcagggatggagagccagctgctgctctggggaaagcccactGCCTTCCTCGGGGCTCCTGTCTTCTGTGGTGCCTCGAGCTGAGGAAGCcaaaaagctgtggctgcaccaTCTTATTTGGGACCTGCTGGAAGTGACTTGAGGTGCTGAAGCCAAAGCTCCCCCAGCTGAGGAAAGGGGATGGCACCTCGTCCCCATCTGCATGGGGCTCACCCAAGGCATCTGCAGTCACCCACGACCCACCCCCAGCTGCTTTGGGACAAAGGGACATGGCCACCTGAGACTGAACCATGGATATCAGCccttctgtgctgctggggacaaggatggagagGGATGCATGTGACAGTGACACCTGCATCCCCAGGAGAGTCTGGAGGCACACAGAGGGCAGAATTACACCAGGGCTGGCACCTCCTTTGGGATGCTTCGTGGAAGCATGCCAGCCAAGCAGGGTGACCTGTCCTGAGGGGGGGTGAGCAGTTCGGGGTGCAGCTCATGCTGGGATTTTgtgccagtgccacctcccGCCCACAGCCCTGTACACGGGCGGGGAGAGGTTGGCAGAGGTGGTGGACAGGGCTGGtttgttttccctctgctttgtttaaaaattcCTCCTTCTGTGGTGCCTTGCGAAAccgggctgagcccggcacggCGGCCAGTGGCCTCCCTCACCCTGGGAACGCTCCTGGCTGAGcatgctgccaccacccaggcctgcccctgctcctgctcctgcccctgctcctgcccctgcccctgctcctgctcctgcccctgctcctgcccctgctcctgcccctgctcctgccccccgCTGCCCCTCAAACGCTTGGCACCAAAGTTTTCCACATTTCCGTCTGCTCCCCTGTGCTCGCACCAAGACCTCCCACACTGTCTcagctgctggaaaagaaacaccTGGGGTGCTCGGGGTGCTCAGGGTGCCAGCAGGAGGGTGAGGGAGGGAGCTCTGAGGTACTCACGGAGGTGGCTGGAGGTGCAGGGTGGGACCCAGGGTGGCTGCACCCAGCACTGGAGGCGGCTGCTCGGGCAGGGTGAGCAGCCAGggccccagcccaggggatcagGGGCTGCAGTTGTTCAGCTACAGCT comes from the Passer domesticus isolate bPasDom1 chromosome 7, bPasDom1.hap1, whole genome shotgun sequence genome and includes:
- the CLDN2 gene encoding claudin-2; protein product: MVSMGLQLLGYTVAFLGYIGTLTATLLPSWKTSSYIGSSIVTAVSFTKGLWMECATYSTGITQCDIYSSLLNLPADVQAAQALMVSSCAVSSLACLISVLGMRCTVFSQGSPGKDRVAVAGGAVFVLGGLLCFIPLVWNIHVVLRDFRNPVIPDSMKFELGEALYLGIISSLLLLVGGFILCTSCPARDTTAAYTSAYQPQLLASKSPQPSVSQAQKTKSEVNSYNLTGYV